In Rhodamnia argentea isolate NSW1041297 chromosome 11, ASM2092103v1, whole genome shotgun sequence, one genomic interval encodes:
- the LOC115747251 gene encoding putative 12-oxophytodienoate reductase 11 isoform X1 yields the protein MAAKLNPIPLLTPHKMGNFTLSHRIVLPPLTRSRSYHNVPQPHAALYYSQRTTPGGLLIAEATGISNTAQGYPETPGIWTREQVEAWKPIVDAVHDKGGVFFCQIWHVGRVSSYSYQPNGEAPISSTDKGVTPGLDGGDWSPPRHLRADEIPHIVNDFRLAARNAIEAGFDGVEIHGANGYLIDQFMKDQVNDRTDEYGGSLEKRCRFALEVVETVVNEIGADRVGMRLSPFADYMETEDSNPEALGPYMADALHKHGLVYLHVIEPRMVRIGDKLETPHSLLPMRKAFKGTFIAAGGYRRDEGNKAIEEGYADLIAFGRLFLANPDLPRRFELNAPLNKYDRNTFYIPDPVVGYTDYPFLDVPA from the exons ATGGCAGCCAAGCTCAACCCCATCCCTCTCCT CACTCCTCACAAAATGGGCAACTTCACCCTCTCccacag GATCGTGTTGCCGCCACTGACGAGAAGCCGGTCCTACCACAATGTCCCTCAACCCCATGCCGCCCTTTACTACTCCCAGCGCACCACCCCCGGTGGCCTTCTCATTGCCGAAGCCACAGGCATTTCCAACACAGCCCAAGG GTATCCAGAAACGCCTGGTATTTGGACCAGAGAGCAAGTGGAAGCTTGGAAACCAATCGTGGATGCTGTTCATGATAAGGGTGGAGTTTTCTTTTGCCAGATTTGGCATGTCGGTCGTGTTTCCAGCTATA GTTATCAGCCGAATGGTGAAGCTCCGATCTCAAGTACGGACAAGGGGGTGACCCCCGGACTCGATGGAGGGGACTGGTCCCCTCCCCGTCATCTCCGAGCCGACGAAATCCCTCACATCGTCAACGACTTCAGGCTAGCTGCCCGTAATGCGATTGAAGCCG GATTTGACGGAGTGGAAATTCACGGAGCGAATGGCTACTTGATAGACCAGTTCATGAAAGACCAAGTGAACGATAGGACCGACGAGTACGGTGGGAGCCTGGAGAAGCGGTGTCGCTTCGCATTAGAAGTGGTGGAAACAGTGGTAAACGAGATCGGAGCCGACAGAGTCGGGATGAGGCTATCCCCGTTTGCCGATTACATGGAGACAGAGGATTCCAACCCGGAAGCGCTGGGACCCTACATGGCGGATGCACTCCACAAACATGGATTAGTTTACCTGCACGTGATTGAGCCGAGGATGGTCCGAATAGGGGACAAGCTAGAGACTCCACACAGCCTTCTCCCCATGAGGAAGGCCTTCAAGGGCACGTTCATCGCGGCGGGAGGGTACAGAAGAGACGAAGGGAACAAGGCCATCGAGGAAGGCTATGCAGACCTGATAGCATTCGGCCGCCTGTTCCTGGCAAACCCGGATTTGCCGAGGCGGTTCGAGCTGAATGCACCGCTCAACAAGTACGACAGGAACACCTTCTACATCCCGGATCCGGTGGTCGGGTACACCGATTACCCATTCCTGGATGTCCCTGCATGA
- the LOC115747251 gene encoding putative 12-oxophytodienoate reductase 11 isoform X2 has protein sequence MAAKLNPIPLLTRLKMGNFTLSHRIVLPPLTRSRSYHNVPQPHAALYYSQRTTPGGLLIAEATGISNTAQGYPETPGIWTREQVEAWKPIVDAVHDKGGVFFCQIWHVGRVSSYSYQPNGEAPISSTDKGVTPGLDGGDWSPPRHLRADEIPHIVNDFRLAARNAIEAGFDGVEIHGANGYLIDQFMKDQVNDRTDEYGGSLEKRCRFALEVVETVVNEIGADRVGMRLSPFADYMETEDSNPEALGPYMADALHKHGLVYLHVIEPRMVRIGDKLETPHSLLPMRKAFKGTFIAAGGYRRDEGNKAIEEGYADLIAFGRLFLANPDLPRRFELNAPLNKYDRNTFYIPDPVVGYTDYPFLDVPA, from the exons ATGGCAGCCAAGCTCAACCCCATCCCTCTCCTCACTCGTCT CAAAATGGGCAACTTCACCCTCTCccacag GATCGTGTTGCCGCCACTGACGAGAAGCCGGTCCTACCACAATGTCCCTCAACCCCATGCCGCCCTTTACTACTCCCAGCGCACCACCCCCGGTGGCCTTCTCATTGCCGAAGCCACAGGCATTTCCAACACAGCCCAAGG GTATCCAGAAACGCCTGGTATTTGGACCAGAGAGCAAGTGGAAGCTTGGAAACCAATCGTGGATGCTGTTCATGATAAGGGTGGAGTTTTCTTTTGCCAGATTTGGCATGTCGGTCGTGTTTCCAGCTATA GTTATCAGCCGAATGGTGAAGCTCCGATCTCAAGTACGGACAAGGGGGTGACCCCCGGACTCGATGGAGGGGACTGGTCCCCTCCCCGTCATCTCCGAGCCGACGAAATCCCTCACATCGTCAACGACTTCAGGCTAGCTGCCCGTAATGCGATTGAAGCCG GATTTGACGGAGTGGAAATTCACGGAGCGAATGGCTACTTGATAGACCAGTTCATGAAAGACCAAGTGAACGATAGGACCGACGAGTACGGTGGGAGCCTGGAGAAGCGGTGTCGCTTCGCATTAGAAGTGGTGGAAACAGTGGTAAACGAGATCGGAGCCGACAGAGTCGGGATGAGGCTATCCCCGTTTGCCGATTACATGGAGACAGAGGATTCCAACCCGGAAGCGCTGGGACCCTACATGGCGGATGCACTCCACAAACATGGATTAGTTTACCTGCACGTGATTGAGCCGAGGATGGTCCGAATAGGGGACAAGCTAGAGACTCCACACAGCCTTCTCCCCATGAGGAAGGCCTTCAAGGGCACGTTCATCGCGGCGGGAGGGTACAGAAGAGACGAAGGGAACAAGGCCATCGAGGAAGGCTATGCAGACCTGATAGCATTCGGCCGCCTGTTCCTGGCAAACCCGGATTTGCCGAGGCGGTTCGAGCTGAATGCACCGCTCAACAAGTACGACAGGAACACCTTCTACATCCCGGATCCGGTGGTCGGGTACACCGATTACCCATTCCTGGATGTCCCTGCATGA
- the LOC115747249 gene encoding elongation factor 1-gamma, with product MALVLHASRNKNVYKALITAEYTGVTVELAPNFEMGVSNKTPEFIKMNPIGKIPVLETPDGPVFESNAIARYVCRLKADNPLYGSSLIDYAHIEQWIDFSSLEIDANLINWFRPRMGRAVYLPPAEEAAIAALKRALGALNVHLSSNTYLVGHSVTLADIIVTCNLVMGFTHLMPKSFTSEFPHVERYFWTMVNQPNFKKVLGEVKQTESVPPVQAAKKPAQPKEAAKPKHKEEPKKKEAPKEPKAEAAEEEEAPKPKPKNPLDLLPPSKMILDDWKRLYSNTKTNFREVAIKGFWDMYDPEGYSLWFCNYKYNDENTVSFVTLNKVGGFLQRMDLARKYAFGKMLVIGSEPPFKVKGLWLFRGQEIPKFVMDECYDMELYEWTKVDLSDEAQKERVNQMIEDQEPFEGEALLDAKCFK from the exons ATGGCTCTG GTTCTGCACGcctcaagaaacaaaaatgtcTACAAGGCACTCATCACAGCAGAATACACTGGTGTGACAGTTGAATTGGCGCCGAATTTTGAGATGGGTGTTTCAAATAAAACTCCCGAGTTTATCAAGATGAACCCTATTGGAAAG ATCCCTGTGTTGGAAACACCTGATGGCCCCGTCTTTGAGAGCAATGCTATTGCACGATATg TGTGTCGGTTGAAGGCGGACAATCCCTTGTACGGATCTTCTTTGATAGACTAT GCTCATATCGAACAATGGATTGATTTCTCATCTTTGGAAATTGATGCCAACCTTATTAATTGGTTTCGACCAAGAATGGGACGGGCAGTGTACCTTCCTCCG GCTGAGGAAGCTGCAATTGCTGCCTTGAAGAGGGCATTAGGTGCTTTGAATGTGCATCTATCGTCCAATACCTACTTGGTTGGGCACTCCGTGACATTGGCTGACATTATAGTGACATGCAACTTGGTCATGGGATTCACCCATCTTATGCCCAAGAGCTTTACCTCAGAGTTCCCTCATGTAGAGAGGTACTTCTGGACCATGGTCAATcagccaaatttcaaaaaggtATTGGGAGAGGTGAAGCAAACTGAGTCTGTTCCGCCAGTCCAAGCTGCAAAGAAGCCTGCCCAGCCAAAAGAGGCAGCTAAACCAAAGCACAAGGAAgagccaaagaagaaggaagctcCAAAAGAGCCCAAAGCAGAAGCTGCTGAGGAGGAAGAGGCACCCAAGCCGAAGCCAAAGAATCCTCTAGATCTCCTGCCTCCGAGTAAGATGATTTTGGATGATTGGAAGAGACTCTATTCTAATACCAAGACCAACTTCCGTGAAGTTGCAATTAAAG GATTCTGGGACATGTATGATCCTGAGGGGTACTCTCTATGGTTCTGCAATTACAAGTACAATGATGAGAATACGGTTTCTTTCGTCACCCTGAACAAAGTAGGCGGATTTCTGCAACGTATGGATCTTGCTCGCAAGTATGCATTTGGAAAGATGCTGGTGATTGGATCGGAGCCACCTTTCAAGGTGAAGGGTCTGTGGCTTTTCCGTGGGCAAGAGATCCCGAAGTTTGTGATGGATGAGTGTTATGACATGGAGCTCTACGAGTGGACGAAGGTCGACCTCTCAGACGAGGCGCAGAAGGAGCGCGTTAACCAGATGATTGAGGATCAGGAGCCTTTTGAGGGAGAGGCCCTGTTGGATGCCAAGTGCTTCAAATGA
- the LOC115747258 gene encoding uncharacterized protein LOC115747258 → MPLLGSPRFLPVLLASILLRLSPGSSDDSSNSKNGTKSEIHDKSSGNAGSMVLVVLVVIVAVALFSFVLYKLWQKKKRAEQYARLLKLFEEDDELEVELGLRD, encoded by the exons ATGCCCCTGCTCGGATCGCCTCGCTTTCTCCCCGTGTTGTTGGCCTCGATTCTCCTTCGACTTTCCCCAG GCTCTTCTGATGACTCTTCAAACTCTAAGAACGGCACGAAATCTGAGATTCATGATAAGTCCAGTGGCAACGCGGGTTCTATGGTGCTGGTGGTATTGGTCGTGATCGTGGCCGTggctcttttttctttcgtcCTATACAAGTTATGGCAAAAGAAGAAGCGAGCTGAGCAATATGCACGGCTTCTCAAGTTGTTCGAAGAGGATGATGAGCTCGAGGTCGAACTTGGTCTACGAGATTGA
- the LOC115747253 gene encoding KH domain-containing protein At1g09660/At1g09670 isoform X4 — translation MGERIQSGSFFQYPPSGLHASPHRSSPLPPDRERYVAELLAERQKFGPFMQVLPHCSRLLSQEIRRVSAYSTSFLDHERLDLESPHRPFNPQLNGRPFDLDRWSVMQMEENGHLQKAGIFQSSSASWPGAVGVPTTPVVKKVIRLDVPVDKYPSYNFVGRILGPRGNSLKRVEAMTQCRVYIRGKGSVKDSVKEEKLKDKPGYEHLNEPLHILVEAEFPEDIINSRLEHAVAILENLLKPVDECLDHYKKQQLRELAMLNGTLREESPSMSPSMSPSMSPFNSTGMKRAKTGR, via the exons ATGGGAGAGAGAATCCAGTCTGGGAGTTTCTTCCAGTATCCGCCCTCTGGCCTCCATGCCTCTCCTCACCGCTCCTCTCCCCTTCCTCCCGATCGAGAAAG ATACGTGGCTGAACTATTGGCTGAGAGGCAGAAGTTTGGACCTTTTATGCAAGTTCTTCCACATTGTAGCCGGCTCCTTAGTCAAG AAATTAGACGTGTATCAGCTTATAGCACAAGTTTTCTGGATCATGAGAGACTTGACCTTGAGAGCCCACATAGGCCATTTAATCCACAGTTAAATGGGAGGCCCTTTGATTTGGACAGGTGGTCTGTCATGCAGATGGAG GAAAATGGGCATCTCCAGAAAGCGGGTATCTTTCAATCTTCTTCAGCCAGTTGGCCAGGAGCTGTCGGTGTACCAACCACTCCTGTAGTGAAGAAAGTCATCAGGCTTGATGTTCCTGTCGACAAATATCCAAGT TATAATTTTGTTGGAAGAATCCTTGGACCACGTGGAAACTCCCTTAAAAGGGTCGAAGCCATGACACAATGTAGAGTGTACATAAGAGGCAAGGGCTCGGTGAAAGATTCCGTAAAG GAAGAAAAGTTAAAGGATAAGCCTGGATATGAGCATCTAAATGAACCTCTACACATTCTAGTGGAAGCTGAATTTCCGGAGGATATCATAAATTCCCGGTTGGAACATGCAGTGGCTATACTAGAGAACCTTCTGAAGCCAGTG GATGAATGCTTGGATCACTACAAGAAACAACAGCTAAGGGAATTGGCTATGCTCAATGGTACGCTAAGGGAAGAAAGTCCAAGTATGAGCCCTAGCATGAGTCCGAGCATGTCACCCTTTAACAGCACAGGAATGAAAAGGGCAAAGACAGGAAGATAA
- the LOC115747253 gene encoding KH domain-containing protein At1g09660/At1g09670 isoform X2, with protein MGERIQSGSFFQYPPSGLHASPHRSSPLPPDRERYVAELLAERQKFGPFMQVLPHCSRLLSQEIRRVSAYSTSFLDHERLDLESPHRPFNPQLNGRPFDLDRWSVMQMEENGHLQKAGIFQSSSASWPGAVGVPTTPVVKKVIRLDVPVDKYPSYNFVGRILGPRGNSLKRVEAMTQCRVYIRGKGSVKDSVKEEKLKDKPGYEHLNEPLHILVEAEFPEDIINSRLEHAVAILENLLKPVQDECLDHYKKQQLRELAMLNGTLREESPSMSPSMSPSMSPFNSTGMKRAKTGR; from the exons ATGGGAGAGAGAATCCAGTCTGGGAGTTTCTTCCAGTATCCGCCCTCTGGCCTCCATGCCTCTCCTCACCGCTCCTCTCCCCTTCCTCCCGATCGAGAAAG ATACGTGGCTGAACTATTGGCTGAGAGGCAGAAGTTTGGACCTTTTATGCAAGTTCTTCCACATTGTAGCCGGCTCCTTAGTCAAG AAATTAGACGTGTATCAGCTTATAGCACAAGTTTTCTGGATCATGAGAGACTTGACCTTGAGAGCCCACATAGGCCATTTAATCCACAGTTAAATGGGAGGCCCTTTGATTTGGACAGGTGGTCTGTCATGCAGATGGAG GAAAATGGGCATCTCCAGAAAGCGGGTATCTTTCAATCTTCTTCAGCCAGTTGGCCAGGAGCTGTCGGTGTACCAACCACTCCTGTAGTGAAGAAAGTCATCAGGCTTGATGTTCCTGTCGACAAATATCCAAGT TATAATTTTGTTGGAAGAATCCTTGGACCACGTGGAAACTCCCTTAAAAGGGTCGAAGCCATGACACAATGTAGAGTGTACATAAGAGGCAAGGGCTCGGTGAAAGATTCCGTAAAG GAAGAAAAGTTAAAGGATAAGCCTGGATATGAGCATCTAAATGAACCTCTACACATTCTAGTGGAAGCTGAATTTCCGGAGGATATCATAAATTCCCGGTTGGAACATGCAGTGGCTATACTAGAGAACCTTCTGAAGCCAGTG cagGATGAATGCTTGGATCACTACAAGAAACAACAGCTAAGGGAATTGGCTATGCTCAATGGTACGCTAAGGGAAGAAAGTCCAAGTATGAGCCCTAGCATGAGTCCGAGCATGTCACCCTTTAACAGCACAGGAATGAAAAGGGCAAAGACAGGAAGATAA
- the LOC115747253 gene encoding KH domain-containing protein At1g09660/At1g09670 isoform X3 yields MGERIQSGSFFQYPPSGLHASPHRSSPLPPDRERYVAELLAERQKFGPFMQVLPHCSRLLSQEIRRVSAYSTSFLDHERLDLESPHRPFNPQLNGRPFDLDRWSVMQMEENGHLQKAGIFQSSSASWPGAVGVPTTPVVKKVIRLDVPVDKYPSQYNFVGRILGPRGNSLKRVEAMTQCRVYIRGKGSVKDSVKEEKLKDKPGYEHLNEPLHILVEAEFPEDIINSRLEHAVAILENLLKPVDECLDHYKKQQLRELAMLNGTLREESPSMSPSMSPSMSPFNSTGMKRAKTGR; encoded by the exons ATGGGAGAGAGAATCCAGTCTGGGAGTTTCTTCCAGTATCCGCCCTCTGGCCTCCATGCCTCTCCTCACCGCTCCTCTCCCCTTCCTCCCGATCGAGAAAG ATACGTGGCTGAACTATTGGCTGAGAGGCAGAAGTTTGGACCTTTTATGCAAGTTCTTCCACATTGTAGCCGGCTCCTTAGTCAAG AAATTAGACGTGTATCAGCTTATAGCACAAGTTTTCTGGATCATGAGAGACTTGACCTTGAGAGCCCACATAGGCCATTTAATCCACAGTTAAATGGGAGGCCCTTTGATTTGGACAGGTGGTCTGTCATGCAGATGGAG GAAAATGGGCATCTCCAGAAAGCGGGTATCTTTCAATCTTCTTCAGCCAGTTGGCCAGGAGCTGTCGGTGTACCAACCACTCCTGTAGTGAAGAAAGTCATCAGGCTTGATGTTCCTGTCGACAAATATCCAAGT CAGTATAATTTTGTTGGAAGAATCCTTGGACCACGTGGAAACTCCCTTAAAAGGGTCGAAGCCATGACACAATGTAGAGTGTACATAAGAGGCAAGGGCTCGGTGAAAGATTCCGTAAAG GAAGAAAAGTTAAAGGATAAGCCTGGATATGAGCATCTAAATGAACCTCTACACATTCTAGTGGAAGCTGAATTTCCGGAGGATATCATAAATTCCCGGTTGGAACATGCAGTGGCTATACTAGAGAACCTTCTGAAGCCAGTG GATGAATGCTTGGATCACTACAAGAAACAACAGCTAAGGGAATTGGCTATGCTCAATGGTACGCTAAGGGAAGAAAGTCCAAGTATGAGCCCTAGCATGAGTCCGAGCATGTCACCCTTTAACAGCACAGGAATGAAAAGGGCAAAGACAGGAAGATAA
- the LOC115747253 gene encoding KH domain-containing protein At1g09660/At1g09670 isoform X1: MGERIQSGSFFQYPPSGLHASPHRSSPLPPDRERYVAELLAERQKFGPFMQVLPHCSRLLSQEIRRVSAYSTSFLDHERLDLESPHRPFNPQLNGRPFDLDRWSVMQMEENGHLQKAGIFQSSSASWPGAVGVPTTPVVKKVIRLDVPVDKYPSQYNFVGRILGPRGNSLKRVEAMTQCRVYIRGKGSVKDSVKEEKLKDKPGYEHLNEPLHILVEAEFPEDIINSRLEHAVAILENLLKPVQDECLDHYKKQQLRELAMLNGTLREESPSMSPSMSPSMSPFNSTGMKRAKTGR, translated from the exons ATGGGAGAGAGAATCCAGTCTGGGAGTTTCTTCCAGTATCCGCCCTCTGGCCTCCATGCCTCTCCTCACCGCTCCTCTCCCCTTCCTCCCGATCGAGAAAG ATACGTGGCTGAACTATTGGCTGAGAGGCAGAAGTTTGGACCTTTTATGCAAGTTCTTCCACATTGTAGCCGGCTCCTTAGTCAAG AAATTAGACGTGTATCAGCTTATAGCACAAGTTTTCTGGATCATGAGAGACTTGACCTTGAGAGCCCACATAGGCCATTTAATCCACAGTTAAATGGGAGGCCCTTTGATTTGGACAGGTGGTCTGTCATGCAGATGGAG GAAAATGGGCATCTCCAGAAAGCGGGTATCTTTCAATCTTCTTCAGCCAGTTGGCCAGGAGCTGTCGGTGTACCAACCACTCCTGTAGTGAAGAAAGTCATCAGGCTTGATGTTCCTGTCGACAAATATCCAAGT CAGTATAATTTTGTTGGAAGAATCCTTGGACCACGTGGAAACTCCCTTAAAAGGGTCGAAGCCATGACACAATGTAGAGTGTACATAAGAGGCAAGGGCTCGGTGAAAGATTCCGTAAAG GAAGAAAAGTTAAAGGATAAGCCTGGATATGAGCATCTAAATGAACCTCTACACATTCTAGTGGAAGCTGAATTTCCGGAGGATATCATAAATTCCCGGTTGGAACATGCAGTGGCTATACTAGAGAACCTTCTGAAGCCAGTG cagGATGAATGCTTGGATCACTACAAGAAACAACAGCTAAGGGAATTGGCTATGCTCAATGGTACGCTAAGGGAAGAAAGTCCAAGTATGAGCCCTAGCATGAGTCCGAGCATGTCACCCTTTAACAGCACAGGAATGAAAAGGGCAAAGACAGGAAGATAA